The DNA region ATTAAATAAGGTTACAAGTACCGCTACGCCAAGTACTGTACCGAGAGTTCTTGTCATATTGTTTACACCTGAGGTCATACCAACCTTGTCTTTTGGCACATTTTTTATCATAGAGCCCATCATGGAGGACATAGAAAGCCCCATACCAATACCACCTACAACAAGTCTCCATATTATGTCTAAATCTGTTGAATACTGAGTAAGAGTACTGAAAAGATAGCAGGATAGGGAAAGAAGAGCCATACCTGCAACGCTGAACCATCTTCCACCAAATTTCTGCATAAAACGTCCGGATAGAGCTGAACTTACCATAGAACCTGCTGCCATGGTTGATATAATGAGACCTGCGTAAAGTTGATCTAACCCTTTAACCTGAGTTAGGAAGAAAGCTAAGAAAAATGCACCAGACATCATGCCAAGACCCAGCAAAAACAGGGCAACTGCTCCACAGGAAAAAGATTTTATTTTGAAAAGGCTAAATGGAAGCATTGGACTTTTTACTTTTAATTCTGATACTATAAACAGTATAAAGGATACTATAAATATGGCAAATAATGAAATTATGAAGCTTGAAGTCCATCCTTTATCATTAGCTTCTATAAGTGCAAGAGTTAATGAAAATACGGCAGTAGAAAGTGTAAATATGCCTAAAAGATCAATACTTCTATCAGCAGAGGTATCATAGGATTCCTTAATGTATTTTATTGTTAAAATGATTGAAATAATTCCAATAGGTATATTTATAAAGAATATAAATCTCCAGCTGAAAAATTGAGTAAGTATACCTCCAAGAGAAGGACCACTAGCAGCAGCAAGACCTGCAAAAGCTCCCCATAATCCAACTACCATTCCATGCTTTTCAGGAGGAAATATGTTAACTGCTAGGGGCACAGTAACTGGTACTACAAAAGCAGCAGATAAACCCTGTATTACTCTGAATACAATTAGCATTTCTGGAGAAGCGGATAGACCTGATAGTAAGGAAGATATAGTAAAGGCTATTACACCCATAATAAATAATTTTTTTCTTCCAAATTGGTCTGCAAGTCTTGAAGCTGTTATTATCATTACAGCAAAGGCAATGTTATAGCCATTTATTACCCAGGATATATTTTGTACTGTGGTATTAAAGTATTCTGTCATTTTAGGCAGAGTTATATTAACTATGGTTGTGTCTAAAAGTGCCATAAAAAAACCTAATATTATGGCAATAAAGGCAATGGCAGTATTGGAATTAGATTTTTTGTTCATTTTAAATCTCCTCGTATTTTTCATTTTATTTAACATAATTGTTATTATTATTTTCATGTTAGATTTTAAAGGTAATCCTTGTAAGCAGTGTTCAGCATATTTATCCGATGACTAATCTCTGTAACACTCCACCTTCTAAAGCTGGAGATAACAGTGACACGTCCCTGGATAATTCATCTAAACTTGGCGGGAGTACAACAAACTCCCACCAAGTAAGATTCATTGATGAATTACCTGCTAAATGGAATCCTTGTTATTAACAAAATAAATAATGTCAATATTTTTCTAATAGTTTTGAAGACCATTTATCTAAAAGTTTATATAGATCTTCATAAAGGCCTATGATATCCTCCGCAGTACTATTTTCATTTTTCAAGTCTTTATGTTCTTTTTTATGAGCGCCATTCATGTATTCATTTTTTGCTTTTAATGTATTATTGAACTTTTTTAGCAAAGTATGTCTTTCATCAACGCTAACATTATTTAAGTTTGCAATAAAGCCGCTGAAGTCAAAATATACATTGGAAA from Clostridium pasteurianum BC1 includes:
- a CDS encoding MFS transporter; its protein translation is MNKKSNSNTAIAFIAIILGFFMALLDTTIVNITLPKMTEYFNTTVQNISWVINGYNIAFAVMIITASRLADQFGRKKLFIMGVIAFTISSLLSGLSASPEMLIVFRVIQGLSAAFVVPVTVPLAVNIFPPEKHGMVVGLWGAFAGLAAASGPSLGGILTQFFSWRFIFFINIPIGIISIILTIKYIKESYDTSADRSIDLLGIFTLSTAVFSLTLALIEANDKGWTSSFIISLFAIFIVSFILFIVSELKVKSPMLPFSLFKIKSFSCGAVALFLLGLGMMSGAFFLAFFLTQVKGLDQLYAGLIISTMAAGSMVSSALSGRFMQKFGGRWFSVAGMALLSLSCYLFSTLTQYSTDLDIIWRLVVGGIGMGLSMSSMMGSMIKNVPKDKVGMTSGVNNMTRTLGTVLGVAVLVTLFNSSMTSEMSTAKTDAINIVKADTIFNADAKTAMITSLNSSSSSRSSSKPNINDILKQIDAKEKETLQASPPAMQDKIQQGFEAQKKETKTLFTNIQTKFTDHTVAAFSSSFRYGFFILIPGIFFAFFSDEKRRKETDLSKHKENNLSAV